The DNA sequence ATTCGAGCAATTCGTAGGCACTCTTGCCCGGGCCGGGCAGATCGTTCGGGTCGATGCCCCACACCTCGGCCACATGCGCGCGGGCGGCGGGATCGGTGATCTTGCGGTAGCCCGGCAGTTGATCGGCCTTCTGGCCGTGTTCGCGGCCACCCTGCCCGTTCCCCTGACCCGTGATGCAGCCGTATCCGCTGCCCTCACGACCGCACAGGCCCAGGGCCAGGGACAGGCCGATGACGGCACTGACCGTGTCTGTACCGCTCGAATGTTGTTCGGCGCCACGAGCTGTCAGCACATACGCACCTTTGCCCGTCGCGCGGGCGCCGGCGAGCATCGCAACCGTGCGACGCAACGCACTCACCGGGACCCCGGTGACACGCTCGGTACGTTCGGGCCACCATTGGGCAGCCGCCCGCCAGAAGTCGTCGAAGCCGTTGGTCCGGTCGGCGACGTAGTCGAGATCGGCATAACCCTCGGTGACCGCGATGTGCGCGAGCCCCAGTGCCAGAGGCAGATCCGTGCCCGGCGACAGTTGCAGATGTACACCGCCGTCGGCGACCGCCCGCTCCACCGTGGCGGTCCGGCGTGGGTCTGCGACCACCAGCCCGCCGGCTCGTGCGGCTGTCATCAGATGACCGACCATCGGCGGCATGGTCTCGGCGACGTTGCCGCCGAGGATGACGATGCACTCTGCCGAACCGAGATCGGCGAGTGGGAAGGGCAATCCACGATCCAGGCCGAACGACTTGATGCCCGCGGCCGCGGCCGAACTCATGCAGAAGCGGCCGTTGTAGTCAATGTTCGACGTACCCAGTGCCACCCGGGCGAACTTGCCCAGCTGGTAAGCCTTTTCGTTGGTCAATCCACCGCCGCCGAAGATCCCGACCGCGTCAGCGCCGTACTCGCTGCGGGCCCGGGCGAATCCGGACGCGACGACGTCGAGCGCGTCCTCCCACGTAGTGGGCGTCAAAACACCGTTGCGCCGCACCAACGGAGCGGTCAGGCGGTTGGGGTTGCGCAGCACATCGGCAGCGGTCCAACCCTTCTGGCACAGACCGCCCCGATTGGTGGGGAACTGCCGCGGCGTGACCACGGCATCGGCGGCTCCGTTGCCGCTGATGTTCATCGCACACTGCAGACCGCAATACGGGCAGTGTGTGGCGGTCCCGACCGACCCCGCGGCGAACTCGCCGGCGGAGCGGTTGCCCGGCTCGCCGAGGGGCAGATCGATGGACACGGCTTCAGCAGTCATGATCAGGCGGTGACCGGTGTGGTGGTGGACGAGTCCTCGAGCGCGCGGGTCGTGTCGGTCGATTCGATCGACCGGCGGACGTAGAACCAATAGGTGATGCCGGCGGCCACCACATAGAAGGCCAGGAAGATCCAGAATGCCTGCGTGGCAGACTGATTCGACTTGTAGCTGTCTCGCAGAACCAGGTTGATGGCCACGCCGCCGAGTCCACCGAACGCTCCGGCGATACCGATCAGGGCTCCGGACATCGACCGCGACCAGTTGGCCTTGCCGAGCGGATTGAGCGCAGGGTTGACCTTTGCTTTGTGTTCCCAGATCGCCGGGATGATCTTGTACACCGAACCGTTGGCGATACCCGAGATGACGAAGAGCAACACGAAGCCGATGACAAAGGCGGTGAGGGTGCCACCGGTGATCTTCTTGTCGTTGGCATCGGACAGGGCACTGGCAGCCACGAGGATGGACGACGCGGCCACCATCGAGATGAAGCAGTACATCGTGATCTTGCCGCCACCGATCTTGTCGGCGAGCTTGCCACCGTAAGGCCGGCTGATCGACCCGAGAAGTGGTCCGATCCAGGCGATCTGGGCTGCGGCGAGGGCCGGCTTGGTGGCGCCGTTGGCGGTGAACGAGATGTTGAGCACCTGACTGAAGGCGAATCCGAATCCGATGAACGAACCGAATGTTCCGACGTAGAGCAGCGAGATGATCCACGTGTCCTTGTACTTCAGCGTCTCGAGCATCGCCTTGCCGCTCGAGGTCTGGTGGTCGAGGTTGTCCATGTAGAGCGCTGCACCCACACTGGCGACCGCGAGCAGCACCAGGTAGATGGCGCAGAGGATCTCGGGCTTGTCCGAGGCCACCCAGATCACGAACAGACCGACCAACTGGATCGCGGGGACACCGATGTTGCCACCACCGGCGTTGAGGCCTAAGGCCCAGCCCTTGAGCCGCTGCGGGTAGAAGGCGTTGATGTTGGTCATCGAGGAGGCGAAGTTTCCGCCACCGAAGCCGGTGAGTGCGGCGACGAAGAGGAACCATCCGAACCCGAAGTCACCGGGGTTCAACACCAGCATCAACGTCAGACCCGTGGGGATCATCAGGACAACCGCGGAGAAGATCGCCCAGTTGCGGCCGCCGAAGATGGCGGTTGCCTGGGTGTAGGGAATCCGCAGACACGAACCGACAAATGTGGCGGTGGCGCCGATGACGAACTTCTGGTCGAGGCTGATGCCGTATTCCGGTCCGAGGAGCAGCGCGAGAGCCGAGAACATGGACCAGATCGAGAATCCGACGTGTTCGCAGATCACGGACCAGATCAGATTGCGCTTGGCGATGGCAGCGTTGCCGTTGTCCCAAGCCTCTACATCCTCTGGATCCCAGTCGGTGATGTAGTGCTTTCGTTTGGTGCCAGTAACGGTCACTAGGCCCTCCTCAGGGGTCCGGCGCGAATTGGCGGGTGCCTGAGGAGAACGGTAGGAAACGGGTGTTGCCGCAATTTTGCATTCAGTGACCGAACAATCACAGTGTTCTCACTCCGGTCCGTCACCGAACGTGAGAAGGCCGGAACACAAAAACCCGCCAACTGGTGGGCCGAACTGAGTATCCCCAGCTCAGAGGGCGCTGTCAGACGAGAAAGCGCACCATGTCGGCTACGCGCTGCAGGCCGGGAAGGGCTCCAGCGGTGGATCGCGGATGTAACGCGTGCACCGCAAGACGAAACATCACGGCCCGCAACATCATCTGCGGCCACTCGGGCAGGTCTTCCCAGCGGTCCACGAGACCATCGTCTGCGCCGCCCCAGGCGAGCGCATCGACCACCACGACGGCGGCCGCCCACGCTGCAGGTCGCCAATACGGCGTGATGTCCGTGATCCCGGGGGCCGCGGCGCCGGCGAACAGAACCGTGCCGAACAGGTCACCGTGGACCAGCTGGGACGGCGACGACACCTTGGTGCGCAGCTTTGCAAGCGTGTGCAGGATCTCCAGACTGGTGACCCCGTCGGGTGACGTGGGGTCGCCCATGCCCGCGGCCTTTGCCGAACGCAACGGCACATCGTCCCAGGCCGCGCGGTCGGCGGCGGTGAACACGTCGACGTCGTTGTACGGCGGTGCGGGAGGCTGCATCAGGAATCTCGGCCGTTCGAGCTCGGCGGTCGCCTCGTGCAGCCGGTCGGCCAGCGAGACTACTTCGTCGTAACGCGGTTCCGGAGTTCCGGCGATGTAGGTGTCCGCTCGCCAGCCCGACACCACGTACCGGCCGTCGGACGATCGCACAGGGCGCGCGATGCGGACGCCTTCGACATATAGGGTTTCTCTGACCTTGGCCGACCAGGCAGCCCGGGCGTGGTCGGGAACCAGCGACAACACCGTCTCGCCGATCCGCCAGCCACCTTCCCAGCCCTCACCGAGAGCCACGACGGGATGTTGCGTCAGCCCGAAGGTCTGCAGCACATGCTCCGGAGGCTCGACGGAGGTCAAGTCAGAAGTCACCCGTCAAACGTTACCGGCGTGACCGCGAGATTCAGAGCAGGCAGCGCAGGTGTCGCCGCACCAGCGCCCGTACCTGCCACAGGTGGCAGATACGGTCAGTAGACCGGCAACGCCGGATCGACCTGCTTGGCCCACGCGGTGATCCCTCCCTGCAGATGGGTGGCGTCGGAGAAACCGGCCTTCTTGACCGCGGCCAGCGCCTCTGCGGACCGGATCCCGGTCTTGCAATAGAGCACCGCCGGCCGGTCCTGTGGCAGCTGGGCCAACCCCTCGCCTGACTCGATGTCGCCCTTGGGGATCAGGGTGGCGCCGTCGATCCGGACGATGTCCCACTCCACCGGCTCACGTACGTCGATCAGGGCGATCTTCTCGCCGGAGTCCAGCCGCTGCTTGAGTTCGACGGCGGTCAGCGTCGAGTCGGCCGCAGCCGAGACACCCTCATCCGACACGACGCCGCAAAATGCGTCGTAATCGATCAGTTCGGTGATCTTCGGCGCCTCCGGATCCTTGCGGAGCTTGATGGTGCGGTACCGCATGTCCAGCGCGTCGTACACCATCAGTCGGCCGAGCAGCGTCTCGCCGATACCGGTGATGAGCTTGATCGCCTCGGTTCCCATGATCGACCCGATCGATGCGCACAGGATTCCGAGCACGCCGCCCTCGGCGCACGACGGCACCATCCCGGGCGGCGGGGCCTCGGGATAGAGATCGCGGTAGTTGAGACCGAGTCCGTCCGGCGCATCTTCCCAGAACACCGAGGCCTGGCCCTCGAACCGGTAGATCGAACCCCACACATACGGTTTGCCCGCGAGGACAGCCGCATCGTTGACCAGGTAGCGCGTCGCGAAGTTGTCGGTGCCGTCCACGATCAGGTCATAGGCGCTGAACAGTTCGATCGCGTTGTCGTTGTCCAGTCGCACCTTGTGGGTGTTCACCGTGACGAGCGGATTGATCTCGAGGATGGAGTCGCGCGCGGAATCGGCTTTCGGCCGGCCGACATCGGCCTGCCCGTGGATCACCTGACGCTGGAGATTCGATTCGTCAACCTCGTCGAACTCGACGATGCCGATCGTTCCGACCCCGGCTGCCGCGAGGTAGAGCAACGCCGGGGAACCGAGTCCACCCGCGCCGATCACCAGCACCTTGGCGTTCTTCAGACGCTTCTGCCCGTCGACACCGAGGTCGGGGATGATCAGGTGCCTGCTGTATCTGGCGACCTCGTCGCGGGTCAGTTCGGCAGCGGGTTCGACCAGTGGCGGCAACGTTGACATCTCGGGCTCCTCACGAAGTGCGCGTGACGGTGATGGTCGTCGGTCCGGCCACCCCACGTAGGTGCAACGAGCATTTGCCCGGGAAGATTCCGGCAGCCCCGGCCTGTGCGGTGGCCGAGCTCAGCGTTCCGGGAAAGGCCAGGGGTTGGGGTTGCAGACGTAGTCGCGGTTGGCCTTCATGTCCGGATCGAGCGCCATGATCTCGCTGTTCGCGGTGCCGAACGTCTGCTGCATCATGATCGGCGCCAGGGACCCGTTCATCTTGCAGGGCTCATGCGCCTCGAACCCGATCGCATGCCCGATCTCGTGATTGATCAGATATTGCCGATAGCCGAGATCGTCTCCCTGATACGACGTCGCGCCGCGGACCCATCGCGCCTCGTTGAGCGTGACCCGGGATTCCGGCGGGTAGTAGCAGGAGGTCTCGAGCTTGATCTCGTATCCGCACAGCTGCCGCGTGGTGTCGGGGGACGTGAGCGTCACCCGGAAATCGGGCTCGCCGTTGTCGATCCGACGGAATGACACGGTGCCGTCGCCGATCCAGCTCTTCGGGTTGGCGAGTGTTGTGTCGATCAATTTGGCGAACGTGGGGTCCCCGCCGAAGTCGCCCGACGCCAGGCCGTTCTCGACCTCGACGGTGTAGGTGTACTCCTGTCCCCCGGTGCCCACGCGAGTCGTGGTCCCGGGCACCACGTGATAACCGGCCGCGCCTTTCTCTGTGAAAGGACCGCCTGCGGGCAGGACACCGGCAGGCAGTTGCTCTAGCGGCACAGACTTCGGGGGTGCACCGATGGCGGTGGTCTGATCCCGCACGTTGGTGTTGCGAACGGCATCGGGATCGGAGTCGACAACCCGGTCGGAGCCACCGTCCTGGTGGGATTGGACGGTGAGGACGATCATCACGATCGTCAGCACGACGAGGACGGGGATGGCGTACGCCCGCCAACCGTAGGTGGTGACGAATCGACCCACCGCCGATTGCTTCTTACGGTCCTTCGCGCGGTCCGCACGCGGTCTGCCCGGTTCGTCGATGGGATCCCAGCGGGCACGTAACGGCTGGTCAGGGGCGGGCCGACCGGAGACGGGACGGTGTACGTCGGTCTGCTGGTTCGCGAGGTGGGCGTCGGCCTCTGCCGCACGCCTGGCGGCGCGGCGCGCCCGATCGACGGTCCTGCTGGTCTGATCGGGGTCGGCACTTCGCCGCTTCCGCTCCGCGCCGGCGGTACGACGGGTCCGTTCGGAGTCGGCGGTCTCGCGCGGTGTACGCCGCGTTTCCGTCGGTCCCGAGCCGCCAGCACCAGTCACCGTTAAACCTTCTCACAGGCATCCGCGATTCATCTGTAGGCAACCACCGGTGGCGCACATCCCGGGCGGATATACCCTCGAACCATGACTGAATCGGCTGCCGCAGGCACCGGAACGAACTCGACCACCGCCGGCGGCGGACGTCGGAGCGTCCGGATGCCGCGCAGCGCGCGGCGACTACAACTGTTGGACGCCGCCAGCGAGATCTTCGTCGAGCGCGGCTACCACTCGGCAGGGATGGACGAGATCGCCGTACACGCCGGGGTCAGCAAACCTGTTCTCTATCAACACTTTCCGAGCAAGCTCGACCTGTACCTCGCGGTCCTCGACTCCCACGCCGAGTCGATGGTGAACCGGGTCACCGGGGCCCTGCTCAGCTCCACCGACAACCGTCATCGGGTGCGTGCCGCTGTGCAGGCGTTCTTCGATTTCATCGACGAGGACAGCCAGGGATACCGGCTCATCTTCCGTTCGGACGCCCTCGATCCGGCCGCGATCAGGCGTGTCGAAGGCGCAACCGAAGCGTGCGTCGACGCCGTCTACGGACTGGTGATGCACGACTCGGGGCTCGATCCGCACCGGTCGAGGATGCTGGCAGCCGGGCTGGTGGGGGCCAGCCAGGTCAACGCCCGGCACTGGCTGGACGCCAAGCGCCCGGTGACCAAGGAAGAGGCCGTGGACATCACGGTGACCATGCTCTGGGGCGGACTGTCCCGAGTGCCGCTTCAGCAGTCCTCCGGCATCCTCGAGAATTAGCCCGGCCCGTCGGCCGAGCGTCAGATGGCGCCGAAACCGACCTTGCGCGCATCGGAGATGCCGACCTCGACGTAGGCGATCTTGGTGACAGGAATCAGGAAACGTGCGCCCTTGTCGTCCTGCAGACGCAGCAGCTGGTCGCCGCCGGCCAGCGCGGACTCCACCGCAGCATGGGCGTCATCACTGCTCTGATCGGTGTGCACCACGATCTCGCGTGCACTGTCGGTGATCCCGATCTTCACATCAACGGCCACAGAATCCTCCACAGGTCTTCACGATTGGATCTCACAGGTCGAGCTCGGTGAACAGGTCCCGACTCTCGTTCCAAGGCTAGTCGCACTCACGAGTGCCGACGACGCCAGCCCGGACGCGGCGGCTCAGCCCAGGCCCATGTCGGCCATCCGGCGAGCGTGCCGCTCCTGGATGGAATCGAAGAACGTCACGATCCGGTTCAGATCGGACTGGACCGAGAACAGCAGCTCGGTCAATTCCTCCTGGCCGGCGAGCACGTACTGCGTCTGGGTGATCGCCTCCCCGAGAAGCCGGCGCCCCCAGAGGGTGAGGGGCGAATTCAGATCGGGGTCTGCGGCGACCGCGTCACGGACGGCGGTGGCGGCGAAGTCCGAATGCCCGGTCTCCGACATCACCTTGCGGACCACGGCCTCGGCCTCAGGCGGAAGGGTGCCCGCGATCTCGAGATAGAAATCCGCGGCCAGACCATCGCCGACGTAGGCCTTGACCAGCGACTCCTGCCAACTGCTCGGCACAGTCGACGCGTGGTAGCGCTCGAGTACGGCCTCGTACTTCTCGATCGCGTCGTACACGTCCACCCCGCGCGCACGCAGTTCGTCCTGCAGGATCTCGAAGTGGGCCATCTCCGCGGCGGCCATGCTGGCCATCGCCACGCGTCCCCGGATTCCCGGGGCCATCGCGGCCTCGGAGGTCAGGCGGTAGAACGCGGCCAGTTCACCGCACGCCAGAACCCCGAAGAGTTCGGTGATTCCAGGGTGATCGAAGGGAACCGAGGTGGCGACATCCGACACCGGCGGTTCGGTTTGTGAACCAGACGACATGGTCTCCAGTGTAGTCAGCAGCTCACCGTCCGCGGCGACTCAGCACGCGGGCAAAGCTGGACGGACATCCGGCGGCTCGCCGACTCGATGTTGGCAATATGCCGAGGACACGTACACTGCGAGGAGTAAGCCAAGCGCCTTAGCTGGCTCACACGGACATTGTGCGCGCACCGACGGCAGCCCGATTGAATTAAATCGGCCCGATTCGCCCGATACCGGTCATGCGAGTCCTCGACAGATCGAGGATCCAGACCCGGCCTGTTGGTTGATTCTTGCAGTGCGCGCGGGACAGCACTTTGCGGAAGGCAATCAACTGAACACCGACAATCACACCTCAGATACGAACACCGAGACCGCAGTCTCCCTGGACGACGTCGTCGAGGCCGAAGAGCACGTCATCGTCGCCGAGGACCACGTCTCCCCCACCTTCGCCGAGCTCGGCGTCCGGCAGGAGATCGTCAACGCCCTCGCCGCCGACGGCATCACGAACACCTTCGCGATCCAGGAGCTCACGCTTCCCCTGGCCATGGCGGGCGATGACCTCATCGGCCAGGCACGGACCGGCATGGGCAAGACCCTCGGCTTCGGCGTCCCCCTGTTGCAGCGGGTGTCGCAGGCCACCGCGGAAGCCGGCGAGCCCGGCATCCGCAAGCTCGACGGCACTCCCCGCGCGCTGATCATCGTGCCCACGCGCGAGCTGTGCATCCAGGTGACCGACGACCTCGAGGTCGCGGCCAAGGGCCTGCACGTCGACACCGCGGACGGGCAGAACCGGCCCATCCGCCTGCTCTCGATCTTCGGCGGCCGGCCGTTCGAGCACCAGATCAGCGAGCTGAAGATCGGCATCGACGTCGTGGTGGGCACTCCCGGGCGTCTGCTCGACCTCGCCCGCCAGGGCCACTTGATCCTGGGCAAGGTGCAGGTCCTGGTTCTCGACGAGGCCGACGAGATGCTCGACCTGGGATTCCTTCCCGACATCGAACGAATCATGAGCTCGCTGCCGGATGCCCGTCAGACCATGCTCTTCTCGGCCACGATGCCCGGACCGATCGTGACCCTGGCCCGCACATTCTTGACCAAGCCGACGCACATCCGCGCCGAGCACGCCAACGATTCGGCGATCCACGAGCGCACCACCCAGTACGTGTACCGCGCGCACGCCCTCGACAAGGCCGAGCTCGTGGCCCGCATCCTTCAGGCCGAGGGTCGCGGCGCCACAATGGTTTTCACCCGGACCAAGCGCACAGCCCAGAAGGTCGCCGACGACCTCGCCGAGCGCGGGTTCGCCGTCGGTGCCGTTCACGGAGACCTGGGACAGGTCGCGCGCGAGAAGGCCCTGACGGCCTTCCGCGAAGGGCGCATCAACGTACTCGTGGCCACCGATGTCGCCGCCCGAGGAATCGACATCGACGACGTCACCCACGTCATCAACTACCAGTGCCCCGACGACGAGAAGACCTACGTGCACCGCATCGGCCGCACGGGGCGCGCCGGACGGACCGGTATCGCCGTGACGCTGGTCGACTGGGACGAGTTGCACCGCTGGGAGATGATCAGCAAGGCGCTCGACCTGGCAAAGGACGAGCCCGCCGAAACCTATTCCAGCTCACCGCATCTGCGTTCCGACCTCAACATCCCGGAGACGGCCAACGGCCGGATCGGATCGGGCGGCGCGGCGCGCGAAGACCGCAAAGAACGTGAACCCCGCTCGGGTGGTCGTTCGTCGGGGTCGGGTCGCCGGGAATCGGGAAGCCGAGAATCGACAGGCCGCGAATCCGGCCAGCGCGAGGGTGGCCAGCGCCCGTCTCGTCAGCGTCGTCGCACCCGCGGCGGCACACCAGGCGAAGGCGCCGGTGTGTCCGGTGAAGCGCCCACCACCACCGAGTCCGCGAGCACCGGTTCGGCCGCCTCGACCGCGCCGTCGGAGACTTCCGGACCGGGCACCGAGGGCGGCAGCGACCGTCCGCGGCGTCGTCGACGTCGACGTGGCGGGCAGACCTCGGGCGGCGCCGAAGGCAACGGTGAGACCGTGAGCAACACCTCGGAGTAACTGACGGTGCCAAAGCCTGAGCGGCGGACACGGGTCGATCTCGCGGTGGCCGCGGTCATCGTTGTGGTGATCGTCGTTGCAGGCGTTGCCATCTGGTCCACCAGTGCCGTGCGCGGGACCAGCTCGGACCCCACTCAGAACTCGGCACCCCTTCCGACCTCGGCATCGTCGGTACCGTCGGGCCTCACCGAGGCCTGGCGCGCTGCCAGCAACGCGACCACAGTGCCCGTGGTGATCGGCCCGGTGGTGGTCACCGGCGACGGCGGGGCCGTCATCGGACACGACCCGTCGACGGGTCGTCAACTCTGGTCCTATCGCCGCGACCTGCCGCTGTGCGGGGTTGCCGGCTGGCCCGGGTCGGGACGCGATTACGTCATCGCGGTCTATCGCAATGCCCGGGGCTGCAGCGAGGTGACAGCTCTCTACTCCGCGACCGGGCAACGCGCGGCGTCCCGTAGTAGCGACGCCGACAGCACTCTCGACTTCAGCGTCGAGAAGGACTACTTCCTGGCACAGGGCGACACCCGGTTGGAGACGTGGCGCAGCGATCTGGTGCGCACCATCGAATACGGTCGCGTGGACGCACCCGTGAACCCAGGCGCACAACCGCGGTCGGGCTGCGAGTTGCTCTCCAGCGCAATCGGTTCCGGTCGGGTGGCAGTCGTCGAGCGGTGCGGGATCGAACCCGGGTACCGATTGACGGTTCTCGGTGCGACGCTGGACAAAGACGAGAAGCTGGACGAGCAGGGGTCGACGCTGATCACGGCCGATCTGGGTTCACCACCCCGCGTGGTGGCGGTCGGTGCGAACGGCGTGGCCGTCTACGTCTCGTCGCCGAGCCCCATGCTCGAGTCCTACGCACTCGACGGCACCCTGCGCGGCCGCACCACCCTGCTGGGTCGTGCGGTGGGTGTCGAGAGCAAGCCGGTCAGCAGCGGCGGGCTCATCACCTTCTGGACCGGCGAGGCCACTGTGGTCCTGGACGCGAGCACGCTGCAGGCCCGATTCCAGGTGCCGGCGACGTTGGGACCCGGCGTGGTGATGGCAGGTTCTCTGCTGCTGCCCAGTGCGTCGGGCATCAGCGAACACAACATCGTCGACGGCCGGCCGGTACGGTCGATCCCGGTGCAGCGCAGCGGCTACGGCGGCGGCATCATCACACTCGGTCTGATCGGCGACAACCTCGTCCAGCAATGGGGATCGACCATCTCGGTACTGAAACCCTCCGCGGCCTAGGTGTAATGACCAGGGACGTTGTGAACGGTGTGGCACCAGTAAATAGGTGAGGACCTCCGGTATCGGTGTGGTTACCACAACTACAGCGACTACCAAGAGGTCCTCATGTCCCACGCTAATGCCTTGCTCGCTCCGAAGGGCAGATTGAAACTCGCAACAACTATCGTCGTAGACGGTTGGACGATCCGGCGAGCTGCCGAACGGTTTCAGTGCTCGCCCACCACCGCCAAGAAGTGGGCCGATCGGTACCGGGTCGGTGGCGAGAAGGCGATGGTCGACCGCTCCAGCCGCCCGCACCACAGCCCTGGACGTACCCCGAGCAAGACTGAACGGCGAATCATCAACCTGCGCTTCACACGCCGCTGGGGACCGCACCGCATCGCCTACCACCTGCACCTGCCCCGCAGCACCGTCGGCGCGGTCCTACGACGCTTCACGATGCCCTTGTTGCGGAATCTGGACCAGAACACCGGCCTGGCGGTCCGCCGACCGACACCGCGCCGATACGAGCACGACGCCCCGGGCGACCTGATCCACGTCGACATCAAAAAGCTGGGCAAGATTCCCCACGGCGGCGGACACCGCAAACTCGGACGCCAAGAAGGCAAGCGCAACAACAAACGACAGGGCCTGGGCTACGCATTCATCCACCACGCCGTCGACGACCACTCCCGGCTGGCCTACTCAGAGATCCTCGGCGACGAAAAGAAGGAGACCGCCTCAGCGTTTTGGATCCGCGCCAACGCCTACTTCAACCTTCACAACATCACCGTCAAACGAGTACTCACCGACAACGGATCCTGTTACCGCTCAACGCTATTCGCTCAAGCACTCGGCGAGACCATCAAGCACAAACGGACCCGCCCATACCGGCCGCAAACCAACGGTAAGGTTGAACGATTCAACCGAACACTCAACCAAGAATGGGCCTACGCCCACACCTACCTCTCCGACGAAGCCCGCGCCGCGACCTACCAACACTGGGTCCATGAATACAATCACCACAGACCACACACAGGCATCGACGGCAAATCACCCATCGACCGCATCACTGTGCACAACGTCCCCGGGAAGAACACCTAGGCCGAGTGGCGATCACTCCGCGTCGATCGTCACCAGGTCGGCTCCCACCTGCCAGTGCTTCCACAGGTTCTCCGCGAGTTCCCGGTAGGCCTCCGACCCCTTGTTCTTGCGACCCCCGAGCACACTGACCCCGGTCGCGGACGCCTCGGCAAAGCGCACCGTGCGCGGGATCGCGGGCGCCAGCACGGGGAGGTCGTACCGGTCGGAGACATCGGCGAGCACATCGCGACTGTGGGTGGTGCGGGCGTCGTACAGGGTCGGCAACGCGCCGAGCAGCGCCAGATCAGGGTTCGTGATCTGCTGGATCTCGGTGACCGTGCGCAGCAGCTGGCCGACACCCCGATGCGCAAGCGTCTCGCACTGCAGGGGCACGATCACCTCGTCTGCCGCGGTGAGTCCGTTCAAGGTGAGCACGCCAAGGGACGGCGGGCAGTCGATGATGATCACGTCGTAGTCAGCAGCCACCTTTGCCAGCACCCGTTTGAGCGCGTAC is a window from the Williamsia sp. DF01-3 genome containing:
- the moeZ gene encoding adenylyltransferase/sulfurtransferase MoeZ; the encoded protein is MSTLPPLVEPAAELTRDEVARYSRHLIIPDLGVDGQKRLKNAKVLVIGAGGLGSPALLYLAAAGVGTIGIVEFDEVDESNLQRQVIHGQADVGRPKADSARDSILEINPLVTVNTHKVRLDNDNAIELFSAYDLIVDGTDNFATRYLVNDAAVLAGKPYVWGSIYRFEGQASVFWEDAPDGLGLNYRDLYPEAPPPGMVPSCAEGGVLGILCASIGSIMGTEAIKLITGIGETLLGRLMVYDALDMRYRTIKLRKDPEAPKITELIDYDAFCGVVSDEGVSAAADSTLTAVELKQRLDSGEKIALIDVREPVEWDIVRIDGATLIPKGDIESGEGLAQLPQDRPAVLYCKTGIRSAEALAAVKKAGFSDATHLQGGITAWAKQVDPALPVY
- a CDS encoding NarK/NasA family nitrate transporter, producing the protein MTVTGTKRKHYITDWDPEDVEAWDNGNAAIAKRNLIWSVICEHVGFSIWSMFSALALLLGPEYGISLDQKFVIGATATFVGSCLRIPYTQATAIFGGRNWAIFSAVVLMIPTGLTLMLVLNPGDFGFGWFLFVAALTGFGGGNFASSMTNINAFYPQRLKGWALGLNAGGGNIGVPAIQLVGLFVIWVASDKPEILCAIYLVLLAVASVGAALYMDNLDHQTSSGKAMLETLKYKDTWIISLLYVGTFGSFIGFGFAFSQVLNISFTANGATKPALAAAQIAWIGPLLGSISRPYGGKLADKIGGGKITMYCFISMVAASSILVAASALSDANDKKITGGTLTAFVIGFVLLFVISGIANGSVYKIIPAIWEHKAKVNPALNPLGKANWSRSMSGALIGIAGAFGGLGGVAINLVLRDSYKSNQSATQAFWIFLAFYVVAAGITYWFYVRRSIESTDTTRALEDSSTTTPVTA
- a CDS encoding DUF3152 domain-containing protein encodes the protein MTGAGGSGPTETRRTPRETADSERTRRTAGAERKRRSADPDQTSRTVDRARRAARRAAEADAHLANQQTDVHRPVSGRPAPDQPLRARWDPIDEPGRPRADRAKDRKKQSAVGRFVTTYGWRAYAIPVLVVLTIVMIVLTVQSHQDGGSDRVVDSDPDAVRNTNVRDQTTAIGAPPKSVPLEQLPAGVLPAGGPFTEKGAAGYHVVPGTTTRVGTGGQEYTYTVEVENGLASGDFGGDPTFAKLIDTTLANPKSWIGDGTVSFRRIDNGEPDFRVTLTSPDTTRQLCGYEIKLETSCYYPPESRVTLNEARWVRGATSYQGDDLGYRQYLINHEIGHAIGFEAHEPCKMNGSLAPIMMQQTFGTANSEIMALDPDMKANRDYVCNPNPWPFPER
- a CDS encoding TIGR02569 family protein codes for the protein MTSVEPPEHVLQTFGLTQHPVVALGEGWEGGWRIGETVLSLVPDHARAAWSAKVRETLYVEGVRIARPVRSSDGRYVVSGWRADTYIAGTPEPRYDEVVSLADRLHEATAELERPRFLMQPPAPPYNDVDVFTAADRAAWDDVPLRSAKAAGMGDPTSPDGVTSLEILHTLAKLRTKVSSPSQLVHGDLFGTVLFAGAAAPGITDITPYWRPAAWAAAVVVVDALAWGGADDGLVDRWEDLPEWPQMMLRAVMFRLAVHALHPRSTAGALPGLQRVADMVRFLV
- a CDS encoding DUF3107 domain-containing protein; its protein translation is MAVDVKIGITDSAREIVVHTDQSSDDAHAAVESALAGGDQLLRLQDDKGARFLIPVTKIAYVEVGISDARKVGFGAI
- a CDS encoding TetR/AcrR family transcriptional regulator yields the protein MTESAAAGTGTNSTTAGGGRRSVRMPRSARRLQLLDAASEIFVERGYHSAGMDEIAVHAGVSKPVLYQHFPSKLDLYLAVLDSHAESMVNRVTGALLSSTDNRHRVRAAVQAFFDFIDEDSQGYRLIFRSDALDPAAIRRVEGATEACVDAVYGLVMHDSGLDPHRSRMLAAGLVGASQVNARHWLDAKRPVTKEEAVDITVTMLWGGLSRVPLQQSSGILEN
- a CDS encoding molybdopterin oxidoreductase family protein produces the protein MTAEAVSIDLPLGEPGNRSAGEFAAGSVGTATHCPYCGLQCAMNISGNGAADAVVTPRQFPTNRGGLCQKGWTAADVLRNPNRLTAPLVRRNGVLTPTTWEDALDVVASGFARARSEYGADAVGIFGGGGLTNEKAYQLGKFARVALGTSNIDYNGRFCMSSAAAAGIKSFGLDRGLPFPLADLGSAECIVILGGNVAETMPPMVGHLMTAARAGGLVVADPRRTATVERAVADGGVHLQLSPGTDLPLALGLAHIAVTEGYADLDYVADRTNGFDDFWRAAAQWWPERTERVTGVPVSALRRTVAMLAGARATGKGAYVLTARGAEQHSSGTDTVSAVIGLSLALGLCGREGSGYGCITGQGNGQGGREHGQKADQLPGYRKITDPAARAHVAEVWGIDPNDLPGPGKSAYELLESLGQPGGPKMLMVHGANLAVSAPRAGHVVERLESLEMLVVNDFLLSETAQLADVVLPVLQWAEEEGTMTSLEGRVLRRRQAVPVPDGPRSELEVLSELAVRLGQPAHRFKTDPREVFDELRAASAGGAADYTGITYERLDDDEALHWPCPTIGHPGTPRIFLDRFATDDGRAKFVAVDYRGPTEPVNAHYPLVCTTGRVLTHYQSGAQTRYVKDLADAAGPMFVEVNTDTAERLGVADGQQVRVTSRRGTMTAAARCVESLRPDTVFLPFHYAGDQRANLLTNPELDPTSRMPEFKACAVRLEPLELPARSVVETQRSGARPIVGEVS